The following DNA comes from Helicoverpa armigera isolate CAAS_96S chromosome 27, ASM3070526v1, whole genome shotgun sequence.
ATTTGAACTCTTAATATCCCTGACTCGATAAATTCCTATtcgatttattttgttattgaaacTCTTTCCTGTTTTATcgccaaaataaattaatgtatagGAGAGTCATTAAAACTGCTTCCTACTTcggttgttaaaataaatatcagctATCTATGATTTAAGTATCTGCACCTAATACTCCttaagacaacccactgacccTCTTGGTGGTATCTATAGCCCtattcatcattattatctGATGTAAATCTACAGCTGGACTGGTCCTCACTCTTTAACTACCGAGCTGTCAATTCAGCTCCCCCAATGCTTAACAAAATCTTCACAAACAGTCATTTGGATTAAACTAGACCccatattcaattaaaatgacACAAAAAAATGTGGCTTACTACAGCTCAATGTATTTCCATTTAAACTATACGAATTTAttgaagaggaaacatttgtttgtttaccctaaaggctccaaaattactgcaccaatttgaaaaacaaaattgctgatggaaagctacactcttcctgagtaacttaggctatattttattctggaaCCAGCAGTAGTAAAACtgtgggaaaacagctagtttataatattaccatGCTTTTGCACATCTGGGACAAGATTATTCAACAGGTGTCTAAATATTAACATGAGAAAACTGCAAAACTGCACATTTTGCACCATAAAAAACTTGATAaccaaaatgttataaataaattaacataattatatgtatgattatgtaaaatgtttaaatatcaACCAGTTAATATGTAACCTTGATAACTTATCattcatttacatttaatataatatttaaaacatgatATCTGGTTGGTTgaatgagatatttttttagggttccgtacccaaaggttaaaacgggaccctattgttttcgctcctctgtccgtccatccgtctgcCACCAGGCACTcatatctcatgaaccgtgatagttagagagttgaaattttcactgatgttgaaattttgttgccgctataacaaaaaatactgaaaactagattaaaataaatattttgggcggctcccatacaacaaacgtgatttttttgtctgttttataaataatggtatggcacccttcatgcgcgagtctgactcgtacttggccggtttttctttAACTGTTTATCAAATCTGAGTCCCACCACAGTGataaactcttcagttttatgcTACCCAATAGCTAAACTCAATCTTGGAAGCTGTCCTTAATATGTATACAACCtcttcatctcccgagccttttcctaactacgttaggatcatcatcaccatcatcaacAGCTCCCATTGTACCCTTTgtgtatatataaatatttttgtctacaGAATGAAGATATGCAACAACAGATAATCAAGGAGACGTTTCAACTGGTCTCCAAGAGAGATGACAATGTGTGCAATTTCTTGGAAGGAGGAAGGTATGTTGGTCTTGTATGTAGTATGTAGACTCTTCTTTAAATCTGCAGTATTTTAGGGTCTTGCTTCAAAGTGTACACTAAATGTACactataacaatattataaagaggaaaaaattttatttttctttgtttgtgtgtttgtaatggataaactcactTCGcgactgattttaaaaattctttcactgttggaaagcagCTACTACAGTCTTCCTGACCaacaggctatattttctcCCTGTACGAgtagtagttaccacgggacgcgggtaaaacctcgtaaaacggctagtacagTATATGGCAGCACTGATGAAACTAATGCGATGAAGACCAGCGTTCTTTTTTGAATGAATAGCTATATGAGCATTAACATCATTGAAAAAATCTGCTCTAGGATGATTTACTACCAGTAATAAACGAGGAAAAGCCCATTTTGCTGGCGACCACTTCCCCAAAATCTGCCCAATAGTTCTCTAGTTCATTCTAAATGGTGTATTATTGTTTCAGTTTAATAGGAGGTTCAGACTACAAGCTGATCTACAGACACTACGCCACGCTATACTTTGTGTTCTGCGTGGACTCTTCAGAGAGTGAGCTTGGCATACTAGACTTGATTCAGGTAAGAACCATTACTTTCTAACCAGCCCCTTGTAAAATATATCTGGCTGTTAAAATAACAAGGTAAAACGAAGTGTATAAAATGTGCTGTAAACACTAATCatctataaatgcgaaagtaactctgtatttCTTTCACTCTTTTACGCCAAAGTTTTTAAGCTACTGAATCGattgaaattaaaagtattCTTATAGTCTATAggttgagaaagaacataggctactttttatcgagGTGTTGGCAAGTAGTTTCCTCGGAACATGGGTCTCTTGATAATTTGAAATCTGAAGAAAAACAATATACTTACTATGTGCTTATATAAAAGATATAATTATACTCTGGTATTATTGATAATAGCCTTTTATACttaaactagcgacccgccccgacTTCTCAACAGcatttctccactatttaatggatataaaccttcctcttcaatcattctatctactaaaaaaaccgcatcaaaatccgttaaaagttttaagcatagggacagagaaagcggCTTTGTTCTATTTAGTAATGTTGTAATATTAACCAGCTGCCTCATTCCAGGTGTTCGTAGAAACTCTAGACAAATGCTTCGAGAACGTCTGCGAGTTGGATCTGATCTTCCACGCGGATGCTGCTCATCAGGTCTTGGATGAGCTGGTCATGGGGGGCATGGTACTGCAGACCAACATGGCGGATATCCTGTGCAGGCTTCAGGAACAGAATAAGATGCAGAAAGCTGAGGTTAGTAGACGGTACTATAAGGATGAAATTTAGGTGGtggtgaaatatatttttagcggGTTTAAGGGGACCATTAATTTTGATGGTTAAAGTTggatatgatttttttatacctaaaaCTTACTGAAATGTGAATATTAGTTTAGTATTAAtaactaagtatataaataaccATAGGTACTAAATGTATTAGAAATaatataggaaaaaaaaaaaaacattaaaaggaAAGGTATATTTAAAGTAAGGATAGGTTTAGTAAAACGTCAATTATAttgaatatcattttattttatacctaaaaaAGTAGGTTGTATTATTCTAGCACATCTTTATAAAGCACATTTGATCAAAAAATATGTCACATGTGCGAtataacctattttatttagttttataattttaagtagtgttatttgtcacaaaatatttttactgataaataataaaataattaattaaatagttgtaaaaatagtagtctattataatttatagtcATACAATTGGAATTATAGTAcatatcaaaaatcaaaaatcttgCCATAAGTGCCTATATCATATTATGGAATATGTAGTAATAAACAGCTTTAATTCATActgaatttgatattttttgtaaaacctttTTACCTATAATATCTGGAGAAATTAACATTAGATCTTTTTGAAAGAAAAGTAATGACAACTAAATTCCGAGCATACTTAAATATGGTCCCGTACACCTCTTCGTGTCGGGTCGTGTTGTATTACCATTCCCGcaagctatgagagtgaaggaatagtgagtgcacctgtgtccaagcaaatgctcgtgcactataatatgtcctgcgcagttggctgatctccttacatgagaacagccgccgtagccgactATGGGTCTTGAAGCCATTATCATTGCTATaaagtttcaacaaaatcaGTAGTTTcaaagaggaaacattgtttcgtttgtaccccaaagacttcaaaaatgttttcactgttgggaagctagacaaTTCCCAAGTGCCagtttgtaggtattttatccAAGTACAGTACGGGACGCAGGTAAAACCGGAGAACAGCTATTTTGGGTTACTTTTACTACTGGTTTTGGGTTGGGTTTGGGTATACTTATGGGTTTTATATATCCTGCCCAGCTGGCTCCGTCGAGAAAAGAAAAATCGGCCAGGATAATTATTGTTTTCACGTTTATAACATTATACAAACCAAATAACCTACCATTTCTGTCCACAGGCGGGTATATCGGCAGCACCAGCCCGCGCCGTCTCCGCCGTCAAGAGTATGAACCTTCCTCAACAGCTGCGTGACATGAAGCTCCCCGACCTCCCGCAGGCTATTAAGGTGAGATTGTTGTAGCCAGTAGTGAAATAGCCAGTAATAGCCACTTATAGTCAGTTATAGCCAGTAGGCGAAATAGCCAGTTGACCATAAGTGGCGATAGGGAAGTATGGTGTAGATGTAGGTGAATAGCCACTAATAGCCACTAGTGAAATAGCCAGTGATAGATATCAGGGGAATAGCTACTAAAAGCCATCTGTAGAATAGCCACCTGTGGCTAAACTTAAATTATCGCACAtcgtgtttaattttaaaataaaaatctttattaaaaataaaaataagtgcgAACTTaataagtattatgtattataCCTATCTCTcacattttttccttttttttgtgttttttatttattcctattAAACCCCGCGTTTCAGGATTATCCCGTGTCGCTGCGTTAGTAGGTCGAATTTATACAATATGGCTgccataattatatttacacacGCTTAGGTCTTACGACCTAATAAATAACAGAAAAGAAAAGTCagaaaagaaacagcaaaatcGTCGTACAAATCAaactaaaatatgaattaaataaaaaagatttcttGTCAAATTACTCGAATCATGAGCGACTATAGCCAAGTGGCTAAATGGAAAGCCACATGGCTAAATGGCCACCCACGAATTGTCAATCACAGTTACCTTTGAGATTGACCGCCGTGACCTTTATTCGGTCTTATTGATATTCTCTGAAAATCACACTTTTTAACGTAAATACTaagaaagtattatttttatacccaCTTTTTACAATTGTTgaaataatgtacaaaatattttttgaaaataaataattctatttaaataacaattgttAAGTTCCTATTATTTTACCCGTCCCATGGTTTCctacagacaaaataaaattttaaaatattcgtatttttatcgtcccactgctgggctgcggcctcctctcacatggagaaggattgagcgtcaatcaccatgcttgctcaatgcgggttggtgatttcagactatatagtccaggtttcctcaagatgtatTCCTTCACCGAAAATCAGTGTCTTAAGATACACTTTGAAAGTATAAAACCTTTTaattggttttacaaaaaaaaaaaaaaaatagaaccgACTTaatagtacctaggtataacTAAACCTTCCCCAAGTCTTACAAAATACCACGCTGAAAACCGCATCGGAATTAGTGCAACCAAAGTGAGATAAtagcgcacaaacatacatacagctCAAACTAAAAACctcattttttgaagtcggtgaaAAGCCACCAAATTGacagtaattattataaataagctATACTtggcaaaaataatttaaaaattgaatatcCTTGAAAATTTTAACGTGATTTTGACTAGCTCGGAACACGTTTTAAGTGGTACTGGTTTAATTTAACTAACTAATTGGTTTCTAGAGATAACAGGCTATGTTTAATTTGTACAAGAATTTAGATAAAGTCGTTATAAACTGTTGTGTTGTAAATCATAGAAGTTATGTGTGTTAGATGAGATAATGGTCTTAGATAGTATAAATCTTGAGATGGTCTTTTgaagttataaatatataaattataatatttaaaattgactaAAATCCGACCGTAATTTTGGTGGAAAAAATTATAGttaatcattattaaaaaaattgtctttttcccaaaatatgtagtaataaaatatggacTACTAGGTATTTTAACGCGTCCTGTAATTTCCTACTTCACGCAATCGGCTAAAAAGGCGATGTCCTTCTTTTATAAGTGGCCTATCTCATAccgaaatatgtttttaatcggtctagtagttcctGTTAGTAGCGCGTTCAACCAAacatttcagctttataatatgagcaTAAATACTTGGAGTTACATCCAGTGCTTAATAATTCCTTGATGTTTGTTTGACATACATATTTGCAATTAGTAATTACAATAAATGTCTGATAATATTGTTACTGATAGATAAATAGTCTAGGCGGTACAGTTAtcaatactaataatataaagtcgaagagttggtttgtttgATTGAACTTTAATCTTAGGAACTGCTGAACCGTTTTTCGAAGAAGGCTGCAGGTTTTACTCGCGAATAAAATTGCTGCCAAAAGCTTCTTAGATATAACTGGGCTATACTAGATTTGACTATTTCtcataagttttatttcatattcttttctttataaacttacctacatacacaagaaaaaattaactaaagattattttctgttgttttttaGGACCTGAAGTTCTGACCGACGCAGCAGGGGAGTTACCCCGCCACGCCGGTTGCCATAGCAACGAACATTCTAAACACCATATACCCACACAACGAGAAATACCAAAATCTACAACGCCCAGCAGAAAATTACACGACAAAATTCTTCGGCTCCGAAACTCTGAGTACGAAGTTCTCTGAGACTTTTTCGGAAAATTACCAGCAAACGGAAGGAGTGAATTTTCCTAATTATGAAAGTCAGAAATCGGATGGGTATCAAGATTTGAGCGGGACGACCGTCGAGTATGACTATAGTGAAGTTAGGAagagaaagaagaaaaagaaagctGGTAAAAAGTAGGTTTGGaggcaaaaaatatgtttttaaaggCAATGTTGTTTGTAAACTGTAATTGAaggtgttttatttaaaatcttattaTGTGGATCTAAAATTATGCTATAGAGAAACGCGATTTCAATGAGGTTTTAACTTAAGAAGATTGGACTGGGAAACATCATTTTAAAAGCCTGTTATTTAAACGAATAGAGAAATGTATCTAATAAGTATGCAAGATTTGATTTCTATCCATTGCTCTGTTTATTTCTAACATAAACTGTGTATGTATAAACCGCAAAAgtgaaaaagaaattgtaaaataattgtaatttgtcGTTACAAAAATTGCAGCCGAATCCTGAATCACTACTTAATTTAAACATAGCTCAAACATTATTCCACCTCTATCATACGTAAATCGCTGACACAAAACGACTCATATTTAATTGTATATCATAGCAAAACCCACCCAAAATcatattcaatataaaaaaaaaaactccatagAAATAATATGCCTTGCTCTCTTTCGAAAATGTGTGTGAATTGTCAAGATTTACAAACATACTTATAAATTAGGTCAATGTATGTAGTATGTCttaatttttgttaaaacatggATGAGGTATGAAATCAGCTATTTGACTGCGCAGTAAATCTTTTAAGAACAAAAATTGGTTACTGCGCCGCAGTGAATTTCAAACTAACTTCAGACTTATCAAGATTAGTCGGCCGTAgtcaagggcggatccagcttcggcgccaggggggggtcacacagtcgtggtcaagtcacaaaaaatataatattgtagcgtatacttcttttaatattaaaagtagttagtagtataaatacaataagcgcgatcgtagcgagctcgaaatttttacgaatgttaagaaaagtgttttcatgtagaaaatggcccgtgcagagtgagcgcaatttctcgTAGTAATACTACACACACGTGccaaacaaaaaagcgcgagcgaagcgagagCGAAGCGAGagcgaaaatttttgttcaggtcgaggactaaggttaaaaaagtgtttttatgtaagaAATGGTCCTAACTGAGCGAACGCGCTTTCTTGGACATAATCACAGATGTGAAATTGAAAaaggcgcgagcgaagcgagcgcgaaaatttttattcagttcgaggactaaaagtagatgaaaacgctttcttgctgtataacaaatatacagcacaaatacaagaaagcgcgatcataGCAAGCGCAAGATTTTTTTCtggttgaagactaaacgtttgaaaagtattgtgtacgcagaaaagggcgcgtacgttttttattgcagcaacataaaacattttctatgaaaactttaattgtctttctatttgtaagggttcatgagatcagggccgtgtctagctcatgtagcacctgggtgcaatcatcacccacctatgtatctattgaaagatattgagtagtacatattgatcgaagttctttacaaggaatataaataacagCGTTCGAACGAAAgtaacttttttggtaggtaaaggacttaaaaaaatgtttccaaatcattgtaggctcaaactgttggccatatttaagttatgaaagtcgagacaagATAACGTAATTGCAAAaattagcgcgagcgaagcgagcgcgaatattttttaattttgggacacaaaaagttcataagttttaaaaagctctgtaaagtaacaagcagtcggaagcgcaaactgttttgtttttgaggactccattagcatattttttttgctatatttgacttatgaGGTTATTTAGGTAAGgtatatataatattgcgcgagcgaagcgagcgcgaaatttttagagcctacgacacaaaagcacctgattaagtacattgtaaagcaacaagtagccgcgagcgcagcgagcgcgaactttttaaaattatttgtttgaagactttattgaacgggtgtaatttcttcgaaatttcctggtggtggggcgtcccgcggcgcccctgatatcgaggcgcccgggttattcgcacatcctgcaccataggttaagacggccctgcatgagatacagcatgcaatgtagacaacccggacagcggattcttaATAACAGGGCCCCGTTTCCTCCTTTTGTTtacggataaagagtaaataaagaatagagagcgagcgttgcgagcacgaattcttcagcaaaactactctacctgtaactatgtaggtatctacctattcactcggaataaaaattgtctcatacttataacaaaaacataaaacatcgtgtttaaccatttcaattattggtcctcttaggtcctgaacctggcccaggggggggtcatgaccttgtgacctaccccctggatccgccgttggcCGTAGTATACAACGTGTAATACTAAACGTGCAAAACCTGAAAATAGTTTCATCAGAACTATGTGCAGAATCAATTAAACTACTTTCTAATatagtttactttgaaaaaaaatcttcattaaaaatattgcccTGTCTATTTAGGTACGTATTCTGTGTGTAACACACACAGAATACGTACCTATTAGTAAATAGACAgggcaatatttttaatgaagattTACTAATAGGTACGTATTctgtgtgtaactgtgtacataaacagttaaataaataaacttctgtTTAGCAACATTGACGATGAACCAGTACTTTGCCTTTGTCAGCAACACGTGGCCAGCAACTCGGCAACATGTTGACGcaactttgtttataaacagAAGTTTACCAAGAATACGGGGCTTAAGCGTTGCAATGCGTCGTCACAGACGCAAGAAATGATCAGAATTACCAGTAGAACTTACCAGTAATCCTTACCAGTAGACCTTACCAGTGGGACTtaccagtaaaatatttttaaatctcgGTTTTGCGCATATAACGTTACACGTTGTAACTTTATtatggaaattaaaaataaaattaaatggcaaATTGTAGTTTTTCTACTACAGCctgtagttaaataaaaaatatgcgtTACGTTATGTATTTAGATAGTcagcttataaaaatatcatagaTGCATtgattattgtgattttaaaataaaattaagtgttTTAATCATTCCTTTTACATCAGTCAGTGTAGATTTGTGTAAATTTTGTTTCTAGGTATGGTGCCAGCGTGGCGTTAGACTTAATATAGcttattatcataaaattatgtatttaggaaataagaaatatatattttatgttacatgTTTGCTCGTTTTATTTGCACAAAAATAACGATTTTTTTATACTCTCGCCCATATCCGGGTAGCCAATGTCTATCTGTGAACTTTCTGAATACCACATttcattcaaatcggttcagtagttttgccgTGAAAGCGCGACGAAAGAAGTATAGGTGATTCAACACAGTGGTTGTCGCGTACCAGACTAGGCATAGTTTCCTCTCGTGTTGTTCtattaaaaccaataaatataaatagaatattacctacattacatGTAGATAGATCGACACACGAGCGATTTTTAGaccaaaaattaaatacttctgACTCTGTTGGGGAactttgtttctttctttccttaAACTTTTGTGGTTCGTGTGTAGGTCTCATCTACTTGAATaatcattcaaaattattatgattaaaaagtAATAGCATAAAGCGTCAGCGCCATCTGTAGGTTTTTAACTAAAGCAGCATGatattaagtttgtttgtatataaaataatagatgtCGCTAATCATTgaaaacagcgccatctctgaAATTTTTTGTAAATCACTTTCAGCTTTGAACTTTACGTTGATTTATTAGTACAGCTACTAGATACGAGATGGCGCTGTACAAATTAAATTTGCTATTCgacactagatggcgctgtgtgtatCATTCTAAATAATGCAAGCGAGTAATTGTTATGAAATGAATGGTTatttaggtgatcttcacactgccccgcatcacgctgcatcttgcgtgtcgacgcacctacgcgcgttcttgcgggagtgcagatctgcatcatcgtgcgggtttttcacgcactcacgcgcgtaggtgcgttttgtaaattcacgcacagcggctctcatcgagttccattttcaaatatacacgtcacgcccattcaaaatcacgcgcgtcactgcgggagcAGTGTGCCATACcctgcgtttcgccccgcacctacgcgcgggggtgcgtgtttctccgcatgtatgtgcgtgatccgcatgaacgcgcgtggatgcattttcagtgtgttggactatgcgtgttttccatacaaacggagatatttccatacaacggaaaaaaacgcatccacgcaccacgctgcatcatgcggggcagtgtgataatcgccttaatACAGTACTGTATTATATAGTTATTGTTGCAGATATAAATTACTATGATTAAACGTTGGTATATATCATGTGTTAATTGAAGAGTGctaaagtaggtactaaaaatactaccaactacaataattaagtacttaggtattattttgtgcaAGCCGTTGACAAAAATCTACCTTCGTTGAGAAGTTTGTTGTATTTAATACTCAATATTTCGAACGCGTTGTTATTTTGAAATCATTTGCTATTGTTGCTTTAAATGTAGGTAATCATATAATGTAGCTTATGTTGCCAATAAAATGAcagattttaattgattttatttaatgtacaaGTTGAAACTGGATGACGGAATATAGTGGCAAAACATATGAAGGAGTGTCAAGTGTCCGAGAGCGATGTCACAGATAGAGCAAAATCgagaagaaaaattaggaaagccgaccccaccaccatgtggaaTACACAGAAGGAAAGAGAGGGATAAGTCGAAGCTAAGGCAGTccgttaaaaaaacaaataagaacCTACGGTCAACTTTCAAAAAAGTGACCACAATTGACCACAAGAAAAACACaaatagtaattttgtttaatttcaatacaatttgaACTTCCTTCGTCCTTTTTATACGAAAAgcttatgtttatttaacaaTGAGTTCAGACTGTAGCACTGTAAGTAAAGTCAATAATTTCTGTTGTGGTCAAGAGAACAACATATGGGCTTAAAGAATTAGGTCAGTTCTTCCGCAAAAGATTGTTTTGTGGTCAAACTGGAGAATTCGTGTAAGGTTccgtataaaattataatcctTGTAATTTTCTTTCCGTACTTATTCTTGAgaggaatattataaatgactGCCAATACTGATGaaccgattaaaataaaaaaaattacacagtcTGAAAagcctgagaaaagacatagCTTTTATCTGGGTGTAAgtaagtagttccctcaagacACTGCCTGGTGGAACACAGGCTTAGAACAGCTTATTCctagatttatattatttaaagtcGTATCTATCAAAAACAAATGTACCTATTCTCTTTCACTTCAATTTTCAAgatatccaaaatattttatacagacGATATGCGAGGAAAACTAGAGCAACCTACCTACATCTTATTCTTCATATTTCTCAAACACATCTCTAAAACTCATCTGCTATACATTATCTTAATGACACATTATAATGATGCAAGTGACCATAATTTCGTGACCACTCCGGATGACAGATGTCAATGTGGTCATCACAATCTGTCGCAGGATAAATGCACAAGTCACGCATTTTGAGGTTTCTTGGACATAAGATGGACTTCTATTTGCTCCTAAAATCACTTATTAAATAGGGCTTTGCTCTTGTGCCTGGTGTGTAGGTACTATCACTGAATTGTAATCATCAtaacttttcccaactatattggggtcggcttccagtctcactagatgtagctgagaaccagtgtgccacaaggagcgactgcctgtttGAGCTCATCGATCTGGTTACCCCCGAAAActgataccctttggtaagactggttgtcaaactttctggctcctgGCGACTGTAACTACTGCCAAGATGTACAAAAGACAGTCGGGACTCAATAATTGAATGTGCTTTCCAATACACGGAGGATTTGGTCATGATAAGATGGTCCATTCATGGATCTAACGCGCCAAGCGTTTCCTTGTGATTGATTGTACGGCTTTTTCATATTAGAACACCTTTCaaactagggcatgcaatttcggtaaaacaaaaattaccggtaaaaattcggtaataaaaatatttttaccggtaaaccggtaaaacggtaatttttttaattattttaaaatgtgatattataacaataagattgggtagtctttaaggaaaaagtaaataaatatgcaaagtgtaaggtggtaaacgttttttgtgacgtgggccgtaactgaggacatcggcagtgtgaatgtaatactcaatctcaatatacccgatcaaaggcgcaaaggcaggccgaaaccgtggtggttgagtgtcgtaatgaatgacatgaaaatccgcgaactcgaagaggaagatgtctattcaggaggatagagcgaagtggaagaaggaagatacagaaagccgaccccgtcacaagacgggataaacgctaagaattaccgtaaaaaaatataaaagtgaaaGCCTTcttttatggtaaatcatcaaatgacagactctttctgtctggaacccatgttttttagtaggcgttttatggaccagggtcgcggtaactctttcgaacaatcccgcggccccggcaggccttggccttgctgggccccactggggttgctgacatctccctgaggagcccgtgaaacaacgcgcgccgctgacacgggtctgttgtctatgcagacggtggaacgatgagccacccgaactcaccgcccacagaccgacgtctacggtggccgggagtcgtctctcgacccttggcgcccgtggtgtcttcctggtccactacagcggctgggatgagaggtgcgactcgcagtcgctccgccgtctccttctcgagcatgactgcttcgcagaaggaggcgacggcttcccattccctctagctctccggaccatggcttgaaccagggaaggacgcgaaaggtcgccgct
Coding sequences within:
- the LOC135118942 gene encoding AP-3 complex subunit sigma-2-like, coding for MIKAILVFNNHGKPRLSKFYQYFNEDMQQQIIKETFQLVSKRDDNVCNFLEGGSLIGGSDYKLIYRHYATLYFVFCVDSSESELGILDLIQVFVETLDKCFENVCELDLIFHADAAHQVLDELVMGGMVLQTNMADILCRLQEQNKMQKAEAGISAAPARAVSAVKSMNLPQQLRDMKLPDLPQAIKDLKF